The following proteins are encoded in a genomic region of Spirochaetota bacterium:
- a CDS encoding flippase-like domain-containing protein, whose translation MKLPSDLAEKPAQKKSKTHIAIRAAGLLLGVFLIYWFASKSNLTGIWDQLKLINIRFFLLVAVTFIAYLMVTVAWQLSFYKFPGHISTGLLFIIRQIGESLAQINPTNVIAGEALKALLLKRKNIPYKDSIVSLTISRFLVLFSALTLIMIGVYLFFDQLKFMAGTIPLIVMIALMFALVIYLLYRLSSGKGILSMPAAALGALNRRFPKLKGIPGTVGKMNEADAELIDFYKTKKANFIIAYLLSFASWLMGASEFYVILHLLGLQASFLSCIAIEVGVMVFKGIGAFVPGQIGIEEYASKLMLELVQVPGSGVWVTVSILRRARQLFWICVGFIAFLIIIRKSGGLEDGNPVYNS comes from the coding sequence ATGAAGCTGCCGTCTGACCTGGCGGAGAAACCGGCGCAGAAGAAAAGCAAGACCCATATTGCCATACGGGCCGCCGGCCTCCTTCTCGGAGTTTTCCTTATATACTGGTTCGCATCCAAATCAAACCTGACCGGCATATGGGATCAGCTGAAGCTCATCAATATACGCTTCTTCCTTCTCGTCGCAGTGACCTTCATCGCCTATCTCATGGTCACCGTCGCGTGGCAGCTATCGTTCTACAAATTCCCCGGTCACATCTCTACAGGGCTGCTCTTCATCATACGCCAGATCGGCGAAAGCCTCGCCCAGATCAATCCAACCAACGTGATCGCCGGCGAGGCCCTCAAGGCCCTGCTGTTAAAGAGAAAGAACATTCCCTACAAGGACAGCATCGTGTCCCTTACCATATCGCGGTTCCTGGTCCTCTTCTCCGCGCTCACCCTTATAATGATAGGGGTCTATCTTTTTTTCGATCAGCTCAAGTTTATGGCCGGCACGATTCCCCTTATTGTCATGATCGCCCTGATGTTCGCGCTGGTGATATACCTCCTCTACCGGCTCAGCAGCGGCAAGGGGATCCTTTCCATGCCGGCAGCGGCCCTCGGCGCCCTGAACCGCAGATTTCCGAAATTGAAAGGAATCCCCGGAACGGTCGGAAAAATGAACGAAGCAGACGCGGAGCTGATCGATTTTTACAAGACGAAAAAAGCGAATTTCATAATAGCATATCTGTTGTCGTTCGCGAGCTGGCTCATGGGAGCCTCGGAATTCTACGTGATCCTTCACCTGCTGGGACTGCAGGCTTCGTTCCTCTCATGTATCGCCATCGAGGTGGGGGTCATGGTATTCAAGGGAATCGGCGCCTTCGTCCCGGGACAGATCGGCATCGAGGAATACGCCAGCAAGCTGATGCTTGAGCTCGTGCAGGTGCCCGGATCCGGCGTATGGGTCACGGTCTCGATACTGCGGCGCGCGCGCCAGCTCTTCTGGATCTGCGTGGGCTTTATCGCATTCCTCATTATCATTCGTAAAAGCGGAGGATTGGAAGATGGAAATCCTGTTTATAACTCATAA
- a CDS encoding glycosyltransferase family 1 protein produces the protein MKKTKKIRVALFADVLKENLDGVTYTLYNIIERVPKDKFEFLFITPYPPTDLAKFPYPVVLCRYIKVPLYGEYPLAFPYLDKNLENALEQFKPDLIHFTSPSFLGRYARSYAKKNDLPLVSMYHTHFPIYVDYYFKYLPFLRFLKHIVPPILRFYYNRCDIVYVPVKPVLEDLVDFGIERSRMMIWARGIDMTMFNPKKRDTRYIDDLCGKGTIRVLFVSRLFWIKEITTIIGIYKKLCKTHPNVKMVITGDGPQSGYMKKRMPGAVFTGKLLNSDLHRIYASCDIFLFPSITETFGNVNLEALASGLPIVAAAKGGQCGIVREGETGFLVEPKNVNAFCEKLDYLINNPAELKRMSRNAVGYAKEQRWDTLCRDLFKSYETVIAEKKKQLEGLNEAAV, from the coding sequence ATGAAAAAAACGAAGAAAATACGGGTTGCCCTCTTCGCGGATGTGCTGAAAGAGAACCTGGACGGCGTGACCTACACGCTTTACAATATAATCGAGCGGGTTCCCAAGGACAAGTTCGAATTTCTCTTTATCACGCCCTATCCCCCGACGGACCTCGCAAAATTTCCCTACCCGGTCGTCCTGTGCCGTTACATCAAGGTGCCCCTCTACGGGGAGTATCCCCTCGCTTTCCCCTACCTGGATAAAAACCTTGAAAACGCCCTCGAACAATTCAAGCCGGACCTGATCCACTTCACTTCGCCGTCATTCCTGGGACGTTATGCGAGAAGTTATGCGAAAAAAAACGATCTGCCGCTGGTGAGCATGTATCATACCCACTTTCCCATTTACGTGGATTATTATTTCAAGTACCTTCCCTTCCTGAGGTTTTTAAAACACATCGTACCTCCGATACTCAGGTTTTATTATAACCGTTGCGACATAGTCTACGTGCCCGTGAAACCGGTGCTGGAAGACCTGGTCGATTTCGGCATCGAGCGCAGCCGCATGATGATATGGGCCCGGGGAATCGACATGACCATGTTCAATCCGAAGAAGCGCGATACCAGGTATATCGACGACCTGTGCGGGAAAGGAACGATCCGGGTGCTTTTTGTGAGCAGGCTTTTCTGGATAAAGGAAATAACGACCATCATCGGCATTTATAAAAAGCTCTGTAAAACCCATCCCAACGTGAAAATGGTCATTACCGGCGACGGACCGCAGAGCGGCTACATGAAGAAGCGCATGCCCGGGGCGGTGTTCACGGGGAAGCTCCTCAACAGCGACCTCCACAGGATATACGCGTCCTGCGACATTTTCCTGTTCCCCTCTATCACCGAAACCTTCGGCAACGTGAACCTGGAGGCGCTGGCGTCGGGCCTTCCCATCGTGGCTGCCGCCAAGGGCGGCCAGTGCGGCATCGTCAGGGAAGGTGAAACCGGGTTCCTGGTCGAGCCGAAGAACGTAAATGCTTTCTGTGAAAAGCTTGATTATCTCATCAACAACCCGGCCGAACTGAAGCGCATGAGCAGGAACGCGGTGGGCTACGCAAAGGAACAGAGGTGGGACACCCTGTGCAGGGACCTGTTCAAGTCATACGAGACGGTCATCGCCGAGAAAAAAAAGCAACTCGAGGGATTGAATGAAGCTGCCGTCTGA
- a CDS encoding ABC transporter permease, with protein sequence MPGKPHFFLDGSFPGAAPYTTRHWTGKNTDMSMSYQNLSIVAIRALQRNKMRTLLTCLGIIIGVFAVIVLFGVSNSMRIAVREKIQSFGSNAIMMVSFKKPFNDSDLDDIRKNIPQVQYLTPMNNWEFPVKYKNKNLNRQIYGINNDYFIMGSWELESGSFFTEEEIRSFKKIVIIGHSIKKAFFEGEDPIGKVILINRIPFRITGCLKEKGMSIGGRDFDDFIVGPYSTLANKLFGVKSFVVINMATYSESQVDEVKEELMAMLQRKYNLSPEQLQDYKISSSKEVIQKTEEITNYISLGSIAIACISLVVGGIGIMNIMLASVSERTHEIGIRMAIGAKNRDILMQFLIEALIISSLGGVTGIALGITIYVLYTVIANQPFVLSLLSIAGSFIFSAVVGVLFGYYPAKKASSLNPIDALRYE encoded by the coding sequence ATGCCGGGGAAGCCGCATTTTTTCCTTGACGGAAGCTTCCCCGGTGCGGCACCGTACACCACAAGACACTGGACGGGGAAAAACACCGACATGAGCATGAGCTATCAAAACCTTTCGATCGTGGCGATACGGGCGCTGCAGAGAAACAAGATGAGAACCCTTCTCACCTGCCTGGGCATTATTATCGGTGTTTTTGCGGTCATAGTGCTTTTCGGGGTCAGCAATAGCATGCGCATAGCCGTACGCGAGAAAATACAGAGCTTCGGCAGCAACGCCATCATGATGGTTTCATTCAAAAAGCCATTCAACGACAGCGACCTTGACGACATCAGGAAAAACATTCCCCAGGTCCAGTACCTGACGCCGATGAACAACTGGGAGTTTCCTGTTAAATACAAGAATAAGAATTTAAACCGCCAGATATACGGCATCAACAACGATTATTTCATCATGGGCAGCTGGGAGCTGGAAAGCGGCAGCTTTTTTACCGAGGAAGAGATACGGTCGTTCAAGAAGATCGTCATTATCGGCCACAGCATTAAAAAGGCTTTCTTCGAAGGCGAAGATCCCATCGGCAAGGTCATACTGATAAACAGGATACCCTTCAGGATCACCGGCTGCTTAAAGGAGAAAGGCATGTCGATCGGAGGAAGGGACTTCGATGACTTTATCGTCGGCCCCTACTCCACCCTCGCAAACAAGCTTTTCGGCGTGAAAAGCTTCGTCGTCATCAACATGGCCACCTATTCCGAGTCGCAGGTCGACGAGGTCAAGGAGGAGCTCATGGCGATGCTGCAGAGGAAATATAACCTTTCCCCGGAGCAGCTTCAGGACTATAAAATCTCGTCGAGCAAGGAAGTCATACAAAAAACCGAAGAAATAACCAACTACATTTCATTAGGTTCGATCGCGATCGCCTGTATTTCCCTTGTCGTGGGAGGGATCGGGATCATGAACATCATGCTCGCCTCGGTGAGCGAGCGGACCCACGAGATCGGCATACGGATGGCCATCGGCGCCAAGAACCGCGACATCCTCATGCAGTTTCTCATCGAGGCGCTTATCATAAGCTCCCTCGGCGGCGTCACCGGCATTGCCCTGGGAATTACAATTTATGTATTGTACACCGTCATAGCCAACCAGCCCTTCGTCCTCTCACTGCTGTCCATAGCAGGATCTTTCATATTTTCCGCCGTCGTTGGCGTGCTGTTCGGATACTACCCCGCGAAAAAAGCGTCGAGCCTTAACCCGATTGACGCGCTTCGGTACGAATAA
- a CDS encoding zf-HC2 domain-containing protein, whose product MKCDNIKLLLADYLEGNLSASDTALVKEHLKNCADCREELQFLKKYMKKIEAFPSVKAPDDFLEQLHARIGETGRGSLVKKLFYPLKIKVPLEAAALLAIAVTGMIIFKPFRPEVAQYKAEEPASHQAMEEEKALHEDKHISHRERPPMVASNAVKAREKEKDAARDKKVAATDETMVAADIRVSEHPAKEEMKSSAGGQAEITLYLKQVTVARAEQEFDDSVTDRKADYAATEKALSKRSPGNARKDRAASAGATQQTAPAGRVKDEADSIAGLAQSLEGRIIRKSMDEKTGSESQIIVEIPRKNYSRFMKGLRGKWSVQKQYPSAPSERAGKVQFNINLER is encoded by the coding sequence ATGAAGTGTGATAATATCAAACTGCTTCTCGCCGATTACCTTGAGGGAAACCTTTCAGCTTCCGACACCGCCCTTGTTAAGGAACACCTTAAGAATTGCGCCGATTGCCGGGAAGAGCTGCAGTTTCTGAAAAAATACATGAAGAAAATCGAAGCGTTCCCCTCAGTGAAGGCGCCGGACGATTTTCTCGAACAGCTCCATGCAAGGATCGGCGAGACGGGCCGGGGATCCCTGGTGAAAAAGCTCTTTTACCCGCTGAAGATCAAGGTGCCCCTTGAGGCCGCGGCCCTGCTGGCCATTGCCGTGACCGGGATGATCATCTTCAAGCCCTTCAGGCCAGAGGTGGCGCAGTACAAGGCTGAGGAACCGGCGTCACACCAGGCCATGGAAGAGGAAAAAGCCCTTCACGAGGACAAGCATATTTCGCACCGCGAAAGACCGCCCATGGTTGCGTCCAATGCCGTGAAGGCAAGGGAAAAAGAAAAGGATGCAGCGCGTGATAAAAAAGTCGCCGCCACCGACGAGACCATGGTAGCCGCCGATATCAGGGTATCGGAGCATCCCGCGAAGGAAGAAATGAAATCATCCGCAGGCGGGCAGGCCGAGATCACGCTCTACCTGAAACAGGTCACGGTCGCGCGGGCGGAGCAGGAGTTCGACGATTCCGTCACGGATCGGAAGGCGGACTATGCCGCAACCGAGAAGGCCCTCTCGAAAAGAAGTCCCGGCAACGCGAGAAAGGACAGGGCCGCCTCGGCCGGAGCGACACAGCAGACCGCTCCGGCAGGCCGCGTCAAAGACGAGGCGGATAGCATCGCCGGCCTTGCGCAGTCCCTGGAGGGACGTATCATCAGAAAATCAATGGATGAAAAGACAGGGAGCGAGAGCCAGATCATCGTGGAAATCCCTCGCAAGAATTACAGCCGGTTCATGAAGGGCCTCCGCGGCAAGTGGAGCGTGCAGAAACAATATCCGTCAGCCCCGTCGGAACGGGCCGGAAAAGTGCAATTCAACATTAACCTGGAAAGGTGA
- a CDS encoding sigma-70 family RNA polymerase sigma factor, whose amino-acid sequence MNRNENTTNRPEHEDDVLIKRFLSDDVHAFDRLVNKYRDMIFNLCFRIVSDYDDANDCAQETFIKVYNNLKNFRFQSSFSTWLYRIAINTCRNRIASAGNRIRKKMLRIDSPGEAGSDSVDIHDCSFDPDSVFEKNEQARLIHQAIDALPEELKVLVVLRDLEGNSYEEVSDITGVNLGTVKSRLARARHLLRESLREVI is encoded by the coding sequence ATGAATAGGAACGAGAATACAACGAATCGGCCGGAACATGAAGACGACGTTTTGATCAAGAGGTTCCTGTCTGACGACGTCCATGCCTTCGACCGCCTCGTTAACAAATACAGGGACATGATATTCAATCTCTGTTTCCGGATCGTCAGCGATTATGACGATGCCAATGATTGCGCTCAGGAGACGTTCATCAAAGTGTATAACAATCTGAAAAATTTCCGGTTCCAGTCAAGCTTTTCCACCTGGCTGTACCGTATCGCCATAAATACCTGCAGGAACAGGATCGCGTCAGCCGGCAACCGCATCAGGAAAAAGATGCTCCGCATCGACAGCCCCGGGGAAGCGGGGAGCGATTCCGTGGACATCCATGACTGCTCCTTTGATCCTGACAGCGTTTTTGAGAAGAATGAACAGGCCCGGCTCATCCACCAGGCCATCGACGCCCTTCCGGAGGAGCTGAAGGTCCTGGTCGTGCTGCGCGACCTGGAAGGCAACTCCTACGAGGAGGTCTCGGATATAACCGGGGTGAACCTGGGAACGGTCAAATCGAGGCTCGCGCGGGCGAGGCACCTTCTGAGAGAATCTTTGCGGGAGGTCATTTAA
- a CDS encoding HEAT repeat domain-containing protein produces the protein MSLFKPNIEKLISENNIPGLIKCTTKRDPEIRLKAFNTLINQENKTDDIIQALRKMKNDRDVRVRNTAILKLAEAGDEGILDDLHSILVEGSQNDKIDALRILAYRGKVDAQTSSLIVLALNDKKGMVQLEAIRTMGALKDHTSIVHLEEKLHDTRHQIRLEAVKALGSIQSDDAVELLIGSLTDNKLEIRRAAREVMESIGSDRAIKALNDAPLMMMVKRMNEGVSSKVDALAYIGKHRFGAALPLVHKATSDEYKNVRFEAVKALAQIRDRGSINTLARMINDPYFDIRLEAVKALERIVDPASLKPLEKAKEDLNKSVRDEAKKAYYTIQTRLEESKK, from the coding sequence ATGTCATTATTCAAACCCAATATTGAAAAGCTCATTAGTGAGAATAATATACCTGGCCTTATCAAGTGCACCACAAAACGAGACCCTGAAATAAGGCTTAAAGCCTTCAATACCCTGATAAACCAGGAAAATAAAACCGACGACATCATTCAGGCGCTGCGGAAAATGAAAAATGACCGCGATGTCCGTGTCAGAAACACCGCCATACTCAAACTGGCCGAAGCGGGTGATGAAGGCATCCTTGACGACCTCCATTCCATCCTGGTCGAAGGCTCCCAAAATGATAAAATCGATGCCCTCCGGATCCTGGCCTACAGGGGCAAGGTCGACGCCCAGACCTCAAGCCTGATAGTCCTGGCCCTGAACGACAAGAAAGGAATGGTCCAGCTTGAGGCGATCCGCACCATGGGCGCCCTGAAGGACCATACGTCCATCGTGCACCTTGAAGAAAAGCTCCATGATACACGGCACCAGATACGCCTGGAAGCGGTCAAGGCCCTTGGCTCGATACAATCCGATGACGCGGTGGAGCTCCTCATCGGCTCCCTTACCGACAACAAGCTGGAGATACGGCGCGCGGCCCGCGAGGTCATGGAGAGCATCGGCTCCGACAGGGCCATCAAGGCCCTAAACGACGCGCCCCTGATGATGATGGTCAAGAGAATGAACGAAGGCGTTTCCTCCAAGGTCGACGCCCTCGCGTATATCGGCAAGCACCGGTTCGGCGCCGCCCTGCCGCTGGTCCATAAGGCGACGAGCGACGAATACAAGAACGTGCGCTTCGAGGCGGTCAAGGCCCTTGCGCAGATACGGGACCGGGGCTCCATCAACACCCTGGCGCGCATGATCAATGACCCGTATTTCGATATCCGCCTGGAGGCGGTGAAGGCCCTGGAACGGATCGTCGATCCGGCGTCGCTGAAACCCCTTGAAAAAGCCAAGGAAGACCTGAACAAGAGCGTCAGGGACGAGGCCAAGAAAGCGTATTACACCATCCAGACCAGGCTTGAAGAGTCGAAAAAGTAA
- a CDS encoding SDR family oxidoreductase, with protein MSGITYGLEGKVVVVTGGSRGIGLELARKILEEKAMVVICGRKKENLDAAAAALGGGGSLMTVAAHIAKEEDVNLLFDEVMKKHSRIDILINNVGMNLMTSSTAETDVTLWQKIIETNLTGTFICSRKAAAIMKPQKKGKIVSISSIAGRKASPGMGIYGIAKAGVEMMTRVLAAELASFNIQVNAVAPAMVRTDFSKPFWSNKEIHDHVVRGIPMGRIAEPLEVVHPALFLASEASSFITGQTIVVDGGSTAI; from the coding sequence ATGAGCGGCATCACCTACGGACTGGAAGGAAAGGTTGTCGTCGTAACCGGCGGTAGTCGAGGCATCGGCCTTGAGCTGGCCAGGAAAATCCTGGAGGAAAAGGCCATGGTCGTGATTTGCGGCCGCAAGAAAGAAAACCTCGATGCGGCCGCGGCCGCCCTGGGAGGAGGAGGCAGCCTCATGACCGTGGCGGCCCATATCGCGAAAGAAGAGGACGTGAACCTGCTCTTCGACGAGGTGATGAAGAAGCATTCCCGCATCGACATCCTGATCAACAACGTCGGCATGAACCTCATGACGTCGTCCACGGCTGAAACCGATGTGACGCTGTGGCAGAAGATCATCGAAACAAACCTTACGGGGACCTTCATCTGCTCCAGGAAGGCGGCGGCGATCATGAAGCCGCAGAAAAAAGGAAAAATCGTCAGCATATCCTCCATCGCCGGCCGCAAGGCGTCGCCCGGCATGGGCATTTACGGCATCGCCAAGGCAGGCGTGGAGATGATGACCAGGGTCCTCGCCGCGGAGCTGGCATCGTTCAATATACAGGTCAACGCCGTGGCGCCCGCCATGGTGCGCACCGATTTCAGCAAGCCCTTCTGGTCCAACAAGGAGATCCATGACCACGTCGTGAGAGGGATTCCCATGGGCAGGATCGCCGAGCCCCTGGAGGTGGTCCATCCGGCACTCTTCCTCGCCTCAGAAGCATCGAGCTTCATCACGGGGCAGACCATAGTAGTCGATGGAGGATCCACCGCGATCTGA
- a CDS encoding SGNH/GDSL hydrolase family protein, protein MKHKKIIIVADSVSMPRHGVSYEETWIHMLKREFPAYDIMDRAARGSTSTRLVTEGGGGADLLESYMPDIVIMQIGMADAAPRLFNKMGLEFKIVSRYMPPRLRQRYIAYVKKNRVRSPDVTEVHPEQFRKNITAFFERAKRISTRVILIPLLPPTDEYMRKSPHAPKNVERYNAIYRETALLFDNVTIVDPFRPGIDINKVAIDELHVNSEGSRLIFNSLKPLL, encoded by the coding sequence ATGAAACACAAAAAAATCATCATCGTCGCCGACTCGGTGTCCATGCCGCGCCACGGCGTATCCTATGAGGAAACGTGGATACACATGCTGAAGCGGGAATTTCCCGCCTATGACATCATGGACAGAGCCGCCCGTGGCAGCACGTCGACGCGCCTGGTCACCGAGGGCGGCGGCGGAGCGGACCTCCTGGAATCGTACATGCCCGACATCGTGATCATGCAGATAGGCATGGCCGATGCGGCGCCGCGCCTTTTTAACAAGATGGGCCTGGAATTCAAAATTGTGAGCAGGTACATGCCGCCGCGGCTCAGGCAGCGCTATATAGCCTATGTCAAGAAAAACCGGGTCAGGAGCCCCGATGTAACAGAGGTGCATCCGGAGCAATTCCGGAAAAACATTACCGCATTTTTCGAGCGGGCGAAGAGGATATCCACCCGGGTCATTCTGATTCCGCTCCTCCCCCCGACTGACGAATACATGCGGAAAAGCCCCCATGCCCCGAAAAACGTCGAGCGGTATAATGCCATTTACCGGGAAACCGCCCTGTTGTTTGACAACGTAACCATTGTCGACCCCTTCAGGCCGGGGATAGATATCAACAAGGTGGCAATCGACGAGCTCCATGTCAATTCCGAAGGGTCGCGGTTAATTTTTAACTCCCTTAAGCCGTTGCTCTGA
- a CDS encoding NAD(P)/FAD-dependent oxidoreductase → MGRTIIVGAGINGLLLGALLAHDGEEVTVFEKNGHPGGRAFLHESGGFIMDYGVHLTRFGPESSLAKIMKHVGVEVAFRRLGPSYVIDQNGKRVLFPTSPDGIFKSEMFTFFEKVKLIKLLLKIKKGAFNEGYMDVSLRDWLNLNRITGGVRRYLELISASVMVCPFLEKTSAGEMFRNLHKVFTTGHSAEYLAGGWKPVYRALIDEIEKKGSIHYGVKVDSVTLARGRASGVTVGRRKYAADRVVLNLPVQELFGILPESSFDDEYVKLCKNLVPTSGIFFDLALKKRVGDYDGLLYTYDPMTYGMITSNLAGGLAPEGCQVLTMFYPTTMEDVRDTNLRMQRKEELWQAIKKYFPDIEDHILWKRESSLKMVDGAQVNTTQTEHRRPGAAVPGFANLFLVGDSIAAPGAGGDIGNESVPITYYVITGRTLGQGGWEGASPA, encoded by the coding sequence ATGGGCAGGACAATAATCGTCGGCGCCGGCATCAACGGCCTTCTCCTGGGCGCTCTCCTTGCCCATGACGGCGAAGAGGTGACGGTCTTCGAGAAAAACGGCCATCCCGGCGGCAGGGCCTTCCTGCACGAGAGCGGCGGCTTTATCATGGATTATGGTGTGCACCTCACGCGGTTCGGCCCGGAGAGCTCCCTGGCGAAGATCATGAAGCACGTAGGCGTTGAGGTCGCCTTCCGCAGGCTGGGGCCATCCTATGTAATTGACCAGAACGGGAAGAGGGTCCTTTTCCCGACCAGCCCCGACGGCATATTTAAAAGCGAAATGTTCACCTTCTTTGAAAAGGTGAAGCTCATCAAGCTGCTTCTCAAAATCAAAAAGGGAGCCTTTAACGAAGGCTACATGGACGTGTCCCTCCGGGACTGGCTGAACCTGAACAGGATCACCGGGGGCGTCCGCCGCTACCTCGAGCTCATCAGCGCGTCGGTAATGGTATGCCCCTTTCTCGAGAAGACCTCGGCCGGGGAGATGTTCCGGAACCTTCACAAGGTCTTCACCACGGGCCACTCCGCTGAATACCTCGCCGGGGGATGGAAGCCGGTGTACCGGGCCCTGATCGATGAGATCGAAAAAAAGGGGTCCATCCATTACGGCGTGAAAGTCGATTCCGTGACCCTGGCAAGGGGCAGGGCCTCCGGCGTCACCGTCGGCCGCAGGAAATACGCGGCCGACCGCGTGGTGCTCAACCTGCCTGTGCAGGAACTATTCGGCATTTTGCCCGAAAGTTCCTTCGACGATGAGTATGTCAAGCTCTGCAAGAACCTGGTGCCCACGTCGGGCATATTCTTCGACCTTGCCCTGAAAAAAAGGGTGGGGGATTATGACGGCCTCCTGTACACGTACGATCCCATGACCTACGGCATGATAACGTCGAACCTGGCCGGGGGACTCGCGCCGGAGGGCTGCCAGGTCCTTACCATGTTCTACCCGACGACGATGGAGGACGTGCGCGACACCAACCTGCGCATGCAGCGGAAAGAGGAGCTGTGGCAGGCAATCAAGAAATATTTTCCGGACATCGAGGACCATATCCTCTGGAAACGGGAATCCTCCCTTAAAATGGTGGATGGCGCGCAGGTCAACACAACCCAGACGGAGCACAGGCGGCCCGGCGCCGCGGTGCCGGGCTTCGCGAACCTTTTTCTCGTGGGCGATTCAATCGCCGCGCCCGGCGCGGGGGGGGACATCGGCAATGAATCGGTCCCGATCACGTATTACGTCATCACCGGCAGAACATTGGGGCAGGGGGGATGGGAAGGCGCGTCACCGGCCTGA
- a CDS encoding cyclic nucleotide-binding domain-containing protein, whose translation MPLFKRTKGQADSCDIILNKLREVSFFSMFENDMDVLEKIANICSRRHYRKGKYIIREGEFGDELFIILNGEIDIVKNTLQDERYTVTTLCADEGSINVGEIALIDNDRRSASVVAQTDCECLVINRDDFVKFGDENPAAGLAITRAIASQLCAYLRKSNSDIITLFSALVEEISATQ comes from the coding sequence ATGCCGTTGTTTAAGCGCACCAAAGGACAGGCCGATAGCTGCGACATCATCCTGAACAAGCTGAGGGAGGTTTCCTTCTTCTCCATGTTTGAAAATGACATGGATGTGCTTGAAAAGATCGCCAACATCTGCAGCCGCCGGCATTACCGGAAAGGGAAATACATCATCCGCGAGGGAGAGTTCGGCGACGAGCTCTTCATCATCCTGAACGGCGAAATCGATATCGTGAAAAACACCCTGCAAGACGAGCGGTACACCGTAACGACCCTCTGCGCCGACGAGGGAAGCATCAACGTGGGGGAGATCGCCCTCATCGACAACGACCGGCGCTCAGCCTCGGTCGTGGCCCAGACCGACTGCGAGTGCCTCGTTATCAATCGCGATGATTTCGTCAAATTCGGCGACGAGAATCCCGCGGCCGGCCTGGCCATTACCAGGGCCATAGCCAGCCAGCTCTGCGCGTACCTGCGCAAATCGAACAGCGACATCATAACCCTCTTCTCCGCCCTGGTGGAGGAGATATCGGCGACGCAATAA